GACGCCGCCGGCGGCGCCGTTGCCGATCCACTTCTTGTGCCCGCGCAGCCGCCAGCCGCCGTCCACCCGCTCGGCGCGGGTCTCGAGGGAGACGGAGTCGGAGCCGTGGGTGGGCTCGGTCAGGGCGAAGGCGCCGTAGAGCTCGCCGCGGGACATGGCGGGCAGGAGCTCGGCGCGCTGCTCGTCGCTGCCGCAGAGCTGGATGGAGCGCATGGCCAGGCCGCCCTGCACGCCGGCGACCGTGGCGATCGAGCCGTCCAGGCGGGACAGCTCCATCATGGCCAGGCCCGCGGCCACGCGGGAGACCTCGGGCAGCCCGTCCACGGGCACGCCGTCGCGCAGCAGGTCGACCGCGCCCAGGCGGGCGACGAGGTCGAGCGGGTACTCGTGGCGGTCCCAGGCTTCGCGGATCCGGGGCAGCACGTCCGGCTCGAGGGCGAAGGCGCGGGCGCGGCGCCAGACCTCCTTCTCGTCGTCGGAGACGTCCCCGAGCGCGAGGTAGAAGTCGGTGTCGAGCGGCGCGGCGACGTCGTACTCGGGCTCGGCGGTGGGCAGGTTCTCGGTCATGGCGGGGCCTCCGGGGCTGGGGCGGGTGTCTGGCGTCACCCTACACGGAGTGACACGGAATCTCACTGGGTCAGACGGAGTCTCACCAGAGTGTCCACACATGGCACGATGGCCCGCATGTCGACGCCCGCCGAGGACACCCTCACCGCCCTCATCCACCTCCTGGACCGCGAGGGCTACGACGCCGTCACCGTGGACCAGCTCGCCCGCGAGGCCGGCATGAGCCGCGCCAGCTTCTTCCGGAACCTGGGCGGCAAGGAGGAGGTGGTCTTCGCCGACCACGCGGCGCTGCTCGCCCACCTCGAGGAGTTCCTGCGGGGCACCGCGCTCGGGGTGCGCGAGGCCCTCGACGAGGCCGTCCTCCAGGTTTTCCGCCACCACACGCGCGACCCCGAGCGGGCCCAGGCACGCGCACGCCTGCTGCGCGGCTCGCAGGCGCTGCGCACGCGCGAGCTGCTCACCTCGCACCGCTACGAGGAGCTGTTCTCGGCCTGGCTCGCGGACGCCCTGCCGGACACGCCCGCCCGGGGCGGGGTCGCCGTCGGGCTCGCGGCGGCCGTGGTGGCGGTCCACAACCGCGCGCTGCGCGCCTGGCTGCACTCCCCCGACGACGACGCCGAGGCCGGCCTGCGCGCGGACCTCGCCGAGGTCGTCGCGCGGCTCACGGCCGAGCCCTCCGCCGCCGAGCGGACACTGGAGGCGGTGCGGCGGCTCCTCGGCTGACGCGCGCGGGCGGCGCCGCCGCTCAGGCGCGGCCGGCCACCTGCGCGTTCTCCGCGCCGAAGGCCGGCGGGTAGCGGAACTCGCCGGAGGGCACCTCGGCGTCGTCCTGGAGCGTCAGCACCTGCAGGGCCTCGGGCTGGTCGGCGAACGCGGCGGTGACCCCGTGCTCGGCGCCGGGGCGGAAGCCGAACTTCGCGTAGTACTCGGGCCAGCCGTAGACCACCACGACCTTCTCGCCGTCGGCCTGGGCCTTCTGCAGCAGGGCGTTGACGATCGCGGTGCCCGCGCCCTCGCCCTGGTGCTCGGGAAGGACGCCGTGCGGCGCGAGGGCGAGCACCTCGGCCTCGCCCACGTGGGCGCGCACGAGGGTGCCGTAGCCCATGGGGTCGGACTGCAGGTCGGTGCCGGGGATGGAGGCGGTCATGGCCACGAGGGAGTACTGCGGCAGCCAGCCCTCGCCGCCGCCGGCCAGCTCCTCCACGAGGTCGGCCTCGGCGGAGGACTCGAACGTGAGCTCGGCGATCTGGCGGATGGCGCGACGGTCCGCCGGGTCCTCATGGTCGGCAACGCGGGTGGACCAGCGGTGGCCCAGGTCCTGCCCGGCGGGGACGTGCGCGGCCCGGTAGGCGGGGGTCTGGGTGCTGTTCTGCTCGGTGCTCATGCCCCCACCGTAGCCCCGGTGTGATGCGGAACACAGGGGCGGCGCCTCCCCCTGCGCTCCCGGACCCCGGACGGGCCCGGCCGCGGGTCAGTCGATCTGCAGCTCGCCCATGGGGCCGAAGCCCTCGGCGTCCACGTGCTCGGAGATGATCTGCGGGGTGCTCGCCAGCAGGGGGCGCATGGCGTCGATGCCCTCCTGGAAGTGCGGCGACTCCACGTGGGCCTTCGCGCCCTCGTCGGTGAACCCCTCGATCAGGAGGTACTCGTTGGGGCCGCCCTCCACCGGGCGGTACCACTCGAAGAACAGGTTGCCGGGCTCGGAACGCACGTCCGCGGTGTACTTCGCGACGGCGTCCATCCACTCGTCGGCACGCTCGGGCTGGACGGTGAACTTCAGGTTGATGAGGATCATGCGGTCCATTCTGACCCACCCGGGGCGGCATCGGCCCGGCCTCGCGTCCGCCGAGCGCGGAACCGCCGGGCCAGCAGCCACAGGCCCACGACGACGGCGACCACCAGCACGGCGACCAGCACCGGCAGGAACAGCGCGGCCGCGACGAGGCCCACGGCGGAGACGTCCTCGGCGGCGGAGAGGACGGGCGCGGCGGTCCCGACGGTGACGGTGTTCGCGCCCACGCGCGTGCCCGCCTTCGCCAGGTGCACCGCGAGCGCGATGCCCGCGCCGATCAGCACCGGGACCCAGCCGGACCCGCCGAACAGGGTGCCGGGGTCGTGGACCGCCGTCGTCTCCGTGCCGACGCCCGAGGCGAACACGATGCCGCCGGCCGCGGGGCGCACGACGGTCTGGACGGC
The sequence above is a segment of the Micrococcus endophyticus genome. Coding sequences within it:
- a CDS encoding DUF4126 family protein — protein: MLEFLTGTGLATSAGLNAYIPMLALGLLDRFTGLVDLPAGWTWLSADASLWILGVLLLLEVVADKFPGVDAVNDAVQTVVRPAAGGIVFASGVGTETTAVHDPGTLFGGSGWVPVLIGAGIALAVHLAKAGTRVGANTVTVGTAAPVLSAAEDVSAVGLVAAALFLPVLVAVLVVAVVVGLWLLARRFRARRTRGRADAAPGGSEWTA
- a CDS encoding GNAT family N-acetyltransferase produces the protein MSTEQNSTQTPAYRAAHVPAGQDLGHRWSTRVADHEDPADRRAIRQIAELTFESSAEADLVEELAGGGEGWLPQYSLVAMTASIPGTDLQSDPMGYGTLVRAHVGEAEVLALAPHGVLPEHQGEGAGTAIVNALLQKAQADGEKVVVVYGWPEYYAKFGFRPGAEHGVTAAFADQPEALQVLTLQDDAEVPSGEFRYPPAFGAENAQVAGRA
- a CDS encoding putative quinol monooxygenase, coding for MILINLKFTVQPERADEWMDAVAKYTADVRSEPGNLFFEWYRPVEGGPNEYLLIEGFTDEGAKAHVESPHFQEGIDAMRPLLASTPQIISEHVDAEGFGPMGELQID
- a CDS encoding TetR/AcrR family transcriptional regulator produces the protein MSTPAEDTLTALIHLLDREGYDAVTVDQLAREAGMSRASFFRNLGGKEEVVFADHAALLAHLEEFLRGTALGVREALDEAVLQVFRHHTRDPERAQARARLLRGSQALRTRELLTSHRYEELFSAWLADALPDTPARGGVAVGLAAAVVAVHNRALRAWLHSPDDDAEAGLRADLAEVVARLTAEPSAAERTLEAVRRLLG